Part of the Woronichinia naegeliana WA131 genome, AAATCAAAATACAGATTTTGTTTAATCTATTGTTCCTTTCTGTCTAAAAAGGTCAACACAAATCACTCCTCACAAAAGAGAGGAAAATTAACACCATTTTTCACAAGAAAAACGACTCTACAACTTTTTACTTTTTGTTTTCTTTTTTGTCTTCTGAAGTAGAGTAGAAAGATTCATTACCAAAAAGTTCATCGCAATTACCGTTTCCGAGGTCTCAGGTAGTTTGGCCATCACTCGACCAAGACTAAATTTCCTCTTTCCCTGTCCGAATTTACCCTCAATGGCATTACGCACTCTTTCATCTGAGCGTGCCTCTTTCTTTTTTTCTTTGCTCACCTCTTTCGGCGGTCTTCCCAATCGGGGACCACTCATTCTTATATCCCTTTCTTTACAATAAGCTCGATTCGCTTTTGTTCGATAGATTTTATCCACATGAACCGATTCCGGATAACATCCTGTTTCCCTTTTATATTCTTCTATTCGCGCTTGTAAATCTCCCTGACTTTTCCCGTTAAGTGCGGATTGCAAGCTGCCAGCCTTGGCAAAGGTCATGCAACTTCAACCAACCGCGCCAAAGGACTTGGATACCGAGAGGAGTTTTACGACGATGTTCAAGATAACCACCAAGAAAAGCAACAGACTCGACAGCCCAAGCAACAGTCAAAATAGGGGGAAGTTTTTGAGAGGCGGCTGCTTTTAACACCTGAAGTTGAAGAGGATTAAGAATTTCAATCGCGAGAGCATCGGGCTGGGTACGATGAAGATAAGTAACGTGTAAAAGTTCAACAGCAATGACACTTAAAAAACCCAAAAGAGTTTTCATTCCATCAGAGGCAAGTCGATAACGCTCACTCTGACAACCAGACTTAAGGACTTTATGAAATTCTTCAACCCGCCATCGGTAGGTGTACCAACGAAGAATAGTGACAGCCATCTCAATAGTCTCAACAACTTCTGTAGTCAGAAGCATCCAAGATAAAGGAGTTTCGCCTTCGGGACAATCGATTTCTGTCGCATAAACAGCATAGACATTCAACGGGTCACGATTATCAAAACGATAGGGAGTTCGTAGATTAACTGAGCAAAATCGGACGGCAAGCTTAACCTTCCGTGCTTTTCTTTTTCCTGTACTCGGAATCTCGATTTCTTGATGAAAACGAATCGGTTCTGATTCCAAATGTTGCCAAAGTCGTTCACTATTTTTGTCTAAACTACGATTATGAGACGCTCTGACCAGCACTCCTGTATGCTTGAGTTGACGCACTGAGTCAAAGACTTCTGAAACATCTCCTTCTCTGTCAAATACATGAATTACCCTCGTTGAACTTTCTACCTGTTTCTCACAGGTGTTTAGAGCCTCTACCCATTTGTAGGATTCTTTTTCCTCAAATGGTCTTTGACGAGCTGCTTTTCTTTGTTCTTTCTGTCTTTCTTTTTTCTGCTTCGCCGTTTCATCTGTTGGGGGCTTTTCTTTTACCTCCCTATTCCACAGTTTTTGCCATAATAAACCTAATACTTGTCCTTTTTCTGGCTCAATTGCTAAAGCACTATGCAGTATTAATCCATTCCCTCCTTTTCCAGTCGGCCCATACCCTTCCCTTTTTTCCTTGATATTGCGATAATCTAAGAAGGTCGTATCTCCGACTGATAGCATTATCTTATATTCTTCTACGGCGGCAGTTGTCATTTCACAGTGCGGCTCTATTATCTTGACAAAGTCTGTTTTCGGATTCCCAAAAATTCATAGGCCCTCTTTAACTCGTTTCCTCCCTTAAACACTTCTGATAAGGCTTTTCCAAACCCCTCACTTAACTTTTTCCCAATCGAGAAGGCACGATTGTTTAGCCTCTCGTCTCCCAATTCACAACTGGCAAAGTTTTTTGTCCACCATTCCAACATTTTTTGACCTGCCCTTTAAGATTTTCTCCATTTTACAGTCTCATACTCCCTTCATCCTTTGTTTTTGAAATTTGAACGATAAGCGGGATGATGGCTTCAGAATATTTTTTTCCTGTCAAGAGAATCATTACTCAAACCCTTGCCAGATAAAGCCTCTAGAAGTTTGCATTGCTGGATTTTGGACTTAACGGGAAAAGTCAGGTAAATCTCCCGATTCGTTGTAATTATCCCAACTTAATTTGTCTAAGAAGACAAAGCCATTCACATTACTTGCCGATATTTTAGCTCCAAACTCTACTGCTTTTCCCGCTTTTCCACGCACTATTGGACGCACGTGAGGTTGGCTTACACTCACAATTCTGTTTTCTACTTTATTTGTCTTTTTTTCATACATTTCTAACTGTTGCTCATACACTTTTCCTATCGTTACAAGCTCTTCTTGCTCTTTTTTCGTTAGTTTTTCTAACTTTGCTCCCTCTTCTATCATTTTTTCTATATCAGACAAGTTTCTTTTTATATATCCTAGTTGTTTTTTTGTTCCTTTTCTTCTTTCTTTTTTTGACACACGACGTTTTTTTGCTATGGCTAAGTACTCTTTTCTTGCCACTTCCCTATAAGTCCTCGGCTTTTCTTTCCTTTTCTCTTTTATTTCTTCATACAGCTTATCTATTATTTTTTCTGTTTTTTCTCTGGCATCATTCAATATTCCTATATCCGTTGGATATTTTATATCTGCTGGTGTACAAGTCGCATCTAACAATAACTTTCCTTCATTTTCTTTTTTTTCTGACGCTACACCCGTCGCTTTTTTTTCTATTTCTTTATTAATTTTATTTATTAATTCCATTCCTATTTTTTTACGAAAATGAACCATCATTGACGCACTAAATGCTTCTTTGCTACTATAGCTTTCCATTCCTATAAAGTACTGTAAATAAGGGTTCTCTTTTATTTGTTCTACTGTTTCTCTGTCACTTTTTCCTGAAATTTCTTTGATAATTAATGCTCCTAATGCCATTCTAAATGATTTGGCTGGGGCTCCTTTTTTTTCTGTGAAGTTTTTTGCATATTCTTCCTCATATTCTTCCCAGGGAATCATTTTTGACATTTCTATCCAACGATTTTCTTCGTCTAACTGCCCGCCGAACAGATTTTTCAAGTTTTCTGGTGTTTCAATTGAGTACTGTTGCTTTCGGTACATCTGCTTTCTCTCTTCTTAATGCAATGGTTTTGAGGCATTCTACCCTATTTTCGTGCATTCTAGCGGTTCTTAATTCGCCTACTATTTTTCTCCGTAAAGGTTTCAGCTTTTTTCAGCAAGCCCTAATTACTCTTTTCTTGCCACTTCCCTATAAGTCCTCGGCTTTTCTTTCCTTTTCTCTTTTATTTCTTCATACAGCTTATCTATTATTTTTTCTGTTTTTTCTCTGGCATCATTCAATATTCCTATATCCGTTGGATATTTTATATCTGCTGGTGTACAAGTCGCATCTAACAATAACTTTCCTTCATTTTCTTTTTTTTCTGACGCTACACCCGTCGCTTTTTTTTCTATTTCTTTATTAATTTTATTTATTAATTCCATTCCTATTTTTTTACGAAAATGAACCATCATTGACGCATTAAATGCTTCTTTGCTACTATAGCTTTCCATTCCTATAAAGTACTGTAAATAAGGGTTCTCTTTTATTTGTTCTACTGTTTCTCTGTCACTTTTTCCTGAAATTTCTTTGATAATTAATGCTCCTAATGCCATTCTAAATGATTTGGCTGGGGCTCCTTTTTTTTCTGTGAAGTTTTTTGCATATTCTTCCTCATATTCTTCCCAGGGAATCATTTTTGACATTTCTATCCAACGATTTTCTTCGTCTAACTGCCCGCCGAACAGATTTTTCAAGTTTTCTGGTGTTTCAATTGAGTACTGTTGCTTTCGGTACATCTGCTTTCTCTCTTCTTAATGCAATGGTTTTGAGGCATTCTACCCTATTTTCGTGCATTCTAGCGGTTCTTAATTCGCCTACTATTTTTCTCCGTAAAGGTCTCAGCTTTTTTCAGCAAGCCCTAGGATATATAAAAAGAAACTTGTCTCATATAGAAAAAATGATAGAAGAGGGAGCAAAGTTAGAAAAACTAACGAAAAAAGAGCAAGAAGAGCTTGTAACGATAGGAAAAGTGTATGAGCAACAGTTAGAAATGTATGAAAAAAAGACAAATAAAGTAGAAAACAGAATTGTGAGTGTAAGCCAACCTCACGTGCGTCCAATAGTGCGTGGAAAAGCGGGAAAAGCAGTAGAGTTTGGAGCTAAAATATCGGCAAGTAATGTGAATGGCTTTGTCTTCTTAGACAAATTAAGTTGGGATAATTACAACGAATCGGGAGATTTACAAGCGCGAATAGAAGAATATAAAAGGGAAACAGGATGTTATCCGGAATCGGTTCATGTGGATAAAATCTATCGAACAAAAGCGAATCGAGCTTATTGTAAAGAAAGGGATATAAGAATGAGTGGTCCCCGATTGGGAAGACCGCCGAAAGAGGTGAGCAAAGAAAAAAAGAAAGAGGCACGCTCAGATGAAAGAGTGCGTAATGCCATTGAGGGTAAATTCGGACAGGGAAAGAGGAAATTTAGTCTTGGTCGAGTGATGGCCAAACTACCTGAGACCTCGGAAACGGTAATTGCGATGAACTTTTTGGTAATGAATCTTTCTACTCTACTTCAGAAGACAAAAAGTAAAAAGTTGTAGAGTCGTTTTTCTTGTGAAAAATGGTGTTAATTTTCCTCTCTTTTGTGAGGAGTGATTTGTGTTGACCTTTTTAGACAGAAAGGAACAATATATTAAACAAAATCTGTATTTTGATTTGTTTCCATAAGGATAAGTTATCTATGCTTTTTCAGTCCATACTTCCCTAACCCACATTTCTTTCGTTTTTTGACTTTTTCAGCAAGCCCTAAATATATTTTAGGAATAAAACTAATCTATGAAATTCAACGTAACCATTGATCGAGATGAAGATGGTGTTTGGATTGTGAAATACCCCAGTATTCATGGCCGTGTCAGTCAAGGGGAAACCAAAGACCAAGCCTTAGCCAATATTCAAGATGTCATTATTGCTTGTCTTCATGTTAGACGTGATTTAAACCTACCAAATCGGCCCTAAATCCAAAACAAAACTCGATAATATTTCCTCTCCCGATAAACTGTTAGGATTCTCCAAAACCTCTAACGCTTGACCCTGACGATAAATTTCAACCTGTCGGTCTTGACGATTAATCAACCAACCCAATCGAGTCCCATTTTCTAAATATTCCTGCATTTTTTCTTGTAAAATCTTTAAATTATCACTTTTAGATCGTAATTCAATCACAAAATCAGGACAAAGCGGCACAAAACCTTGTTGCTGTTTTAACATTAAACTATTCCATTTTTCTAACGGTATCCAAGCCGCATCAGGAGATTTATCCGAACCATTCGGAAGTTTAAACCCTCCTGAAGAATCAAAAGCAATACCGAGTTTATTACTGCGACTCCAGGATTGTAGTTGATAAGCAATTTCCAGATTGCGATTACTGGTTTCTCCACCTGTGGGGGGCATAATCATTAAATCTCCTCGGCAAGTTCTCTCAAAACGTAAGTCGCGATTGTTTTGACACAGTTGATAAAACTGCTCATCCGATAAGGTCAAGGGATCAAGCTTAATCGTTAGAGGACTCATTCTATTCAAGACGCAATTATTGCTAACTCCCTTCATTATAGTCTATTGTTCTGCCCTGTCAATTCGTGTAAATCATAGCAGTTAAATACTTTTTCAGACCAGCATTACCAATATTGACGATGCAATTACAGCCGATCTTCAGGTTAGACGCGACTTAAAACTACCAAATCGGCCCTAAATCCAAAACAAAACTCGGTAATATATCTTCTCCCGATAAACTATTAGGATTCTCCAAAACCTCTACCGCTTGACCCTGACGATAAATCTCAACTTGTCGGTCTTGACGATTAATCAACCAACCCAACTGAGTCCCATTTTCTAAATATTCCTGCATCTTTTCTTGTAACACTTTTAAATTGTCACTTTTAGACCGTAACTCAATCACAAAATCAGGACAAAGTGGCACAAATCCCTGACGTTCCTCTGGTGTTAACCCATTCCATTTTTCTAACGCAATCCAGGCAGCGTCAGGGGATTTATCTGCACCGTTAGGCAATTTAAACCCTGTCGAAGAATCAAAAAATATTCCTGTTCCGTTTTGTTCTGTCCAAATTCCTAATTTAACGATAATTTTGGCATTACGATTGCCTGTTTCTCCTCCTGTTGGCGGCATAATCATTAAATTTCCCTGGCGATTTCTTTCAAAACGTAAGTCACGATTATTCTGACACAGTTGATAAAACTGCTCATTCGATAAAGTTAAGGGATCAAGCTTAATCGTTAGAGGACTCATTCTGTTTAAGCGGGAATTATTGCTAACTGCCCTCATTATAATCTATTGATCCGCTCCGTCAATCAGTGCAAATCCCTCAAGGCGAAACCAAGATCAAGCCTTAGCCAATATTCAAGATGCTATTATTGCCTGTCTTCAGGTTAGACGCGATTTAAAACTACCAAATTGGCTCTAAATCCAAAACAAAACTCGGTAATATATCTTCTCCTGATAAACTATTAGGATTCTTCAAAACTTCTACCCCTTGACCCTGACGATAAACCTCAACTTGTCGGTCTTGACGATTAATTAACCAACCCAATCGAGTCCCATTTTCTAAATATTCCCGCATCTTTTCTTGTAACAATTTTAAATTGTCACTTTTAGACCGTAACTCAATCACAAAATCAGGA contains:
- a CDS encoding IS4 family transposase, which gives rise to MTTAAVEEYKIMLSVGDTTFLDYRNIKEKREGYGPTGKGGNGLILHSALAIEPEKGQVLGLLWQKLWNREVKEKPPTDETAKQKKERQKEQRKAARQRPFEEKESYKWVEALNTCEKQVESSTRVIHVFDREGDVSEVFDSVRQLKHTGVLVRASHNRSLDKNSERLWQHLESEPIRFHQEIEIPSTGKRKARKVKLAVRFCSVNLRTPYRFDNRDPLNVYAVYATEIDCPEGETPLSWMLLTTEVVETIEMAVTILRWYTYRWRVEEFHKVLKSGCQSERYRLASDGMKTLLGFLSVIAVELLHVTYLHRTQPDALAIEILNPLQLQVLKAAASQKLPPILTVAWAVESVAFLGGYLEHRRKTPLGIQVLWRGWLKLHDLCQGWQLAIRT
- a CDS encoding transposase, with protein sequence MLEWWTKNFASCELGDERLNNRAFSIGKKLSEGFGKALSEVFKGGNELKRAYEFLGIRKQTLSR
- a CDS encoding type II toxin-antitoxin system HicB family antitoxin; this encodes MKFNVTIDRDEDGVWIVKYPSIHGRVSQGETKDQALANIQDVIIACLHVRRDLNLPNRP
- a CDS encoding Uma2 family endonuclease translates to MSPLTIKLDPLTLSDEQFYQLCQNNRDLRFERTCRGDLMIMPPTGGETSNRNLEIAYQLQSWSRSNKLGIAFDSSGGFKLPNGSDKSPDAAWIPLEKWNSLMLKQQQGFVPLCPDFVIELRSKSDNLKILQEKMQEYLENGTRLGWLINRQDRQVEIYRQGQALEVLENPNSLSGEEILSSFVLDLGPIW
- a CDS encoding Uma2 family endonuclease; translation: MRAVSNNSRLNRMSPLTIKLDPLTLSNEQFYQLCQNNRDLRFERNRQGNLMIMPPTGGETGNRNAKIIVKLGIWTEQNGTGIFFDSSTGFKLPNGADKSPDAAWIALEKWNGLTPEERQGFVPLCPDFVIELRSKSDNLKVLQEKMQEYLENGTQLGWLINRQDRQVEIYRQGQAVEVLENPNSLSGEDILPSFVLDLGPIW